Proteins found in one Nitrospirota bacterium genomic segment:
- a CDS encoding M48 family metalloprotease codes for MEKLYYIGLLFLNFTILNIFISLILFFISFITRIIVSSVYIRSRLFFTSIVAPTILAIFIVGTSFVPPVLVKSHDGPMPCLNKPYCYIFSFIPEFSLFKVAMTAAVILVLMSAICSVVSLAGYFRMRREIGGLANLSGTELYSALNFANILNNAKVKIIDTPLMFSFVWGYLSGIIVISTGVLKSLSPDELNCVLSHEASHYRRKDNFLKGLMILCRNTLTVFPHVHLLFRWWREEIELIGDEAAVLKTGRPMDVASAILKMQMTTGTNSNWHLDNFATGFISSLKSNSLTTRVERLIAINDSRITPGNVRLSLIPSETAMIAGLAFLCPLLFGIIYEIDPLILHCYLEKLTSVL; via the coding sequence ATGGAAAAACTCTATTATATTGGATTATTGTTCCTTAATTTTACTATCCTCAACATTTTTATCTCTCTGATATTATTCTTTATCTCTTTTATCACAAGAATAATAGTTTCATCCGTGTACATCAGGAGCAGGTTATTTTTCACTTCAATTGTGGCACCAACTATATTAGCAATATTTATAGTTGGGACATCCTTTGTCCCTCCTGTCCTGGTTAAGAGCCATGACGGACCGATGCCCTGTCTGAATAAACCATACTGCTATATTTTCTCTTTCATCCCTGAATTTTCTTTGTTCAAGGTGGCGATGACAGCTGCTGTAATACTTGTTCTGATGTCAGCCATCTGTTCGGTTGTTTCTTTGGCGGGGTATTTCAGGATGCGCCGGGAAATAGGCGGTCTTGCGAATCTATCGGGGACAGAATTATATTCTGCCCTAAATTTCGCAAATATCCTCAATAACGCAAAGGTCAAGATCATAGATACACCCCTCATGTTCAGCTTCGTGTGGGGATACCTCTCAGGAATAATTGTTATATCAACAGGCGTATTGAAGTCCCTTTCTCCGGATGAGTTAAATTGTGTCTTATCACATGAGGCCTCTCATTACAGGAGGAAGGATAATTTTCTTAAAGGCTTGATGATACTATGCCGAAACACACTGACTGTTTTCCCTCATGTTCATCTCCTGTTTAGATGGTGGAGAGAAGAGATAGAATTGATAGGAGACGAGGCCGCTGTATTGAAAACGGGAAGACCCATGGATGTGGCTTCTGCTATACTTAAAATGCAAATGACAACAGGCACTAACTCAAACTGGCATCTCGATAATTTTGCAACAGGATTTATTTCGTCACTCAAGTCTAATTCCCTGACAACAAGGGTTGAACGCCTGATTGCTATTAACGACTCAAGGATAACGCCGGGAAACGTGAGGTTAAGTTTAATCCCATCAGAGACCGCAATGATTGCCGGACTGGCCTTCCTTTGTCCCCTGTTATTCGGAATTATATATGAGATTGACCCGCTTATTCTGCACTGCTACCTCGAAAAACTGACATCAGTGTTGTAA